One Ananas comosus cultivar F153 linkage group 1, ASM154086v1, whole genome shotgun sequence DNA window includes the following coding sequences:
- the LOC109710354 gene encoding eukaryotic peptide chain release factor subunit 1-3 — translation MADGHETDKNIEIWKIKKLIKALESARGNGTSMISLIMPPRDQISRVAKMLGDEYGTASNIKSRVNRQSVLAAITSAQQRLKLYNKVPPNGLVLYTGTIVTEDGKEKKVTIDFEPFKPINASLYLCDNKFHTEALNELLESDDKFGFIVMDGNGTLFGTLSGNTREVLHKFTVDLPKKHGRGGQSALRFARLRMEKRHNYVRKTAELATQFFINPATSQPNVAGLILAGSADFKTELSQSDMFDPRLQAKILNVVDVSYGGENGFNQAIELSAEILSNVKFIQEKRLIGKYFEEISQDTGKYVFGVDDTLKALEMGAVETLIVWENLDVNRYVLKNSGSGEIVIKHLNKEQETDQSNFRDPTNNAELEVQEKTSLLEWFANEYKRFGCTLEFVTNKSQEGSQFCRGFGGIGGILRYQLDMRSFDELSDDGEVYENSD, via the coding sequence ATGGCGGATGGTCATGAAACAGATAAGAACATCGAGATATGGAAGATCAAGAAATTAATAAAGGCACTGGAATCTGCGAGGGGTAATGGCACAAGCATGATCTCTCTCATAATGCCCCCCCGTGATCAAATCTCTCGAGTCGCCAAGATGTTGGGTGATGAATATGGAACTGCTTCTAACATCAAGAGCAGAGTCAACAGGCAATCTGTTTTAGCAGCCATCACTTCAGCCCAGCAGAGGTTAAAACTGTACAACAAGGTCCCCCCCAATGGCCTTGTTCTCTATACTGGAACTATTGTTACCGaagatggaaaagaaaaaaaagtcacTATTGATTTCGAGCCTTTTAAGCCCATTAATGCATCGCTATATCTTTGCGATAACAAGTTCCATACAGAGGCTTTAAATGAGCTTTTGGAATCTGATGACAAGTTTGGTTTCATAGTTATGGACGGTAATGGAACCCTTTTTGGCACATTGAGTGGCAATACACGTGAGGTACTTCACAAATTCACTGTTGATCTCCCAAAAAAGCATGGGAGAGGAGGACAATCGGCACTTCGTTTTGCTCGTCTTCGGATGGAAAAGCGTCACAACTATGTTAGAAAGACAGCTGAGCTTGCCACCCAGTTCTTCATAAATCCTGCCACAAGCCAGCCGAATGTAGCTGGACTGATTCTTGCCGGTTCAGCTGATTTTAAAACAGAATTGAGCCAGTCGGACATGTTTGATCCCCGTCTTCAAGCCAAAATCCTCAATGTGGTTGATGTTTCTTATGGTGGAGAGAACGGTTTCAACCAAGCCATCGAATTATCTGCAGAGATTCTATCCAATGTGAAGTTTATACAGGAAAAGCGCCTGATAGGAAAGTACTTTGAAGAAATTAGCCAAGACACAGGGAAATATGTTTTTGGTGTGGATGACACTCTAAAGGCTCTTGAGATGGGTGCTGTTGAGACCCTGATAGTTTGGGAGAATCtggatgtcaatagatatgtGCTAAAGAACAGTGGCTCAGGTGAGATTGTCATAAAGCATTTGAACAAGGAGCAAGAAACCGATCAGAGCAATTTCCGCGATCCTACAAACAATGCAGAATTAGAGGTCCAGGAGAAGACATCTCTGCTGGAATGGTTTGCGAATGAATACAAACGTTTTGGTTGCACTCTCGAGTTTGTGACCAACAAATCTCAAGAGGGATCACAGTTCTGTAGAGGATTTGGTGGCATCGGTGGCATCTTGAGGTATCAGCTCGATATGAGGTCCTTTGATGAGCTGTCTGATGATGGAGAAGTGTATGAAAACTCTGATTAG